A genomic window from Chaetodon trifascialis isolate fChaTrf1 chromosome 22, fChaTrf1.hap1, whole genome shotgun sequence includes:
- the prkcq gene encoding protein kinase C theta type: MSPFLRIGFSNFEIDPGLAYHEEVLNPYCAVYMKEAVDTEKGQVYKQKKPTMYPPWSTTFDAHVHRGRIMHVMVKDRTAELKSEATVALDSLATRCKKENGKLEIWLELKPQGRLRMEARYYLEKSDAAGQTEGDLESEREREGLFALHQRRGAIKQAKIHVVKCHEFSATFFPQPTFCSVCKEFVWGLNKQGYQCRQCNAAIHKKCIDKVIAKCTGSAVNSKETMIHKERFKIDMPHRFKVYNYKSPTFCEHCGTLLWGLAKQGLKCEECSMNVHHKCQKKVANLCGVNQKLMAEALAIIESKQQARSTRETEIIGREGPVGVGQPGTVRTPSALGTGGPATTTPANKELQGVSWDGPTDAGKSITEELTEEEPLYAVPRKDHQPKFTIDDFILHKMLGKGSFGKVFLSELKRSGQFFAVKALKKDVVLMDDDVECTMVERRVLSLAWENPFLTHLYCTFQTKENLFFVMEYLNGGDLMFHIQNCHKFDLHRATFYSAEIICGLQFLHSKGIIYRDLKLDNVLLDSEGHIKIADFGMCKENMQDESRTSTFCGTPDYIAPEILLGQKYNSSVDWWSFGVLLYEMLIGQSPFHGRDEEELFQSIRTDNPVYPRWLTKDAKDILVKLFVREPEERLGVKGNIRHHNFFSSTDWKALEERQVAPPFRPTLTSPSDCSNFDKEFINEKPRLSCADRTLINSVDQTMFRNFSFINPGMARITC, encoded by the exons ATGTCACCTTTCCTGCGGATCGGTTTCTCCAACTTTGAGATCGATCCCGGCCTGGCCTACCATGAGGAGGTGCTGAACCCGTACTGTGCCGTTTACATGAAGGAGGCCGTCGACACAG aAAAGGGCCAAGTGTACAAGCAGAAGAAGCCCACCATGTACCCGCCCTGGAGCACCACGTTCGACGCCCACGTCCACCGCGGCCGCATCATGCACGTGATGGTGAAGGACCGGACGGCAGAGCTGAAGTCCGAGGCCACGGTGGCTCTGGACTCGCTGGCAACACGATGCAAGAAGGAGAACGGCAAGCTGGAGATCTGG CTGGAGCTGAAGCCACAGGGCCGCCTGCGGATGGAGGCCAGGTATTATCTGGAGAAAAGCG ACGCTGCGGGTCAGACCGAGGGAGACCTGGAGTccgagcgagagagagagggtctGTTCGCCCTCCACCAGCGGCGAGGCGCCATCAAACAGGCTAAAATTCACGTCGTCAAATGTCACGAGTTCAGCGCCACGTTTTTCCCTCAGCCGACCTTCTGCTCCGTCTGCAAAGAGTTTGTCTG GGGTCTTAACAAGCAGGGTTACCAGTGCAGAC AGTGCAATGCAGCTATTCACAAGAAATGCATCGACAAGGTAATCGCCAAATGCACCGGTTCAGCCGTGAACAGCAAGGAAACAATG attCACAAGGAGCGCTTCAAGATCGACATGCCCCACAGGTTTAAAGTCTACAACTACAAAAGTCCCACTTTCTGTGAGCACTGTGGCACTCTGCTGTGGGGGCTCGCCAAACAGGGGCTCAAATGTGAGG AATGCAGCATGAACGTCCATCATAAATGCCAGAAGAAGGTAGCCAACCTCTGCGGGGTCAACCAAAAACTGATGGCTGAGGCTCTGGCCATCATCGAGAGTAAGCAGCAG GCCAGAAGCACCAGAGAAACTGAGATTATTGGTCGAGAAGGTCCAGTAGGTGTTGGCCAGCCGGGAACAGTCCGAACTCCGTCTGCGTTAGGAACGGGTGGACCAGCCACAACTACACCTGCGAACAAAG AGTTGCAGGGTGTTTCGTGGGACGGACCAACTGACGCCGGCAAGTCGATCACAGAGGAGCTGACAGAAGAGGAGCCTCTGTACGCTGTGCCCAGGAAGGACCACCAACCCAAGTTCACCATTGATGACTTCATCCTCCACAAGATGCTCGGGAAAGGCAGCTTTGGAAAG GTGTTTCTTTCCGAGCTGAAAAGAAGCGGGCAGTTCTTCGCAGTGAAGGCTCTAAAAAAGGACGTGGTGCTGATGGATGATGACGTCGAGTGCACCATGGTGGAGCGGAGGGTCCTCTCTTTAGCCTGGGAAAATCCTTTCCTCACGCACCTTTACTGCACCTTCCAAACCAAG gAGAACCTCTTCTTCGTGATGGAGTATCTGAATGGAGGAGATCTCATGTTCCACATCCAGAACTGCCACAAGTTTGACTTGCACAGAGCCAC CTTCTATTCAGCTGAGATCATCTGTGGGCTCCAGTTCCTGCACTCTAAAGGAATCATTTATAG GGATCTGAAGCTGGATAACGTGCTGCTGGACTCCGAGGGTCATATAAAGATAGCAGACTTTGGAATGTGTAAGGAGAACATGCAGGATGAATCCCGGACGTCCACCTTCTGTGGAACACCAGACTACATTGCTCCTGag ATCCTGCTGGGTCAGAAGTACAACAGCTCAGTGGACTGGTGGTCGTTCGGAGTGCTGCTGTACGAGATGCTGATCGGTCAGTCTCCGTTCCACGGGCGCGATGAAGAGGAGCTGTTCCAGTCCATACGGACAGACAACCCTGTTTATCCCCGCTGGCTCACCAAAGACGCCAAGGACATTCTGGTCAAG ttgTTTGTGAGGGAGCCTGAGGAGCGCCTGGGAGTGAAGGGGAACATCAGGCACCACAATTTCTTCAGCAGCACCGACTGGAAAGCCCTGGAGGAGCGGCAGGTGGCGCCGCCCTTCAGGCCAACGCTA ACGTCGCCCAGTGACTGCAGTAACTTTGATAAAGAATTCATCAATGAGAAGCCCCGGCTGTCGTGTGCCGACCGGACGCTCATCAACAGCGTTGACCAAACGATGTTCAGAAACTTCTCCTTCATTAACCCGGGGATGGCTCGCATCACGTGCTGA